A segment of the Parasphingopyxis algicola genome:
GCGCCGACCTTGTCCTCGTCGACCTCTGCCGCCAGCCCGACACCATCTTCCAGTTGGAGCTCGTAATCTTCGTAGCGCGCCGGTCGGACGGCTATGTCCTCGGCAACCAGGCACGGGCCGGATAGTTCTCCGCCATAGGGCAGACTGTCGAATGTAGCGGCCAATTGCATGCTCGCAGCGGTCCCGATCGAGCATTCCAGAAACGTACCCATGTAAAGCGACGTGCCGCTTGCCAGCGCAATGTCGGCCACTCGGCGCGCATTCAAAAGCCCCGCCGATTTCATCACCTTGATCGAAACCAGGTCGGCGGCGTGCATTTGCGCGATCCGGAGCATATCCTGCACCGTGCACTGGCTTTCATCGAGCATGATGGCCGCCTTGGAGCGCGCGGTGATACGGACGGCACCTTCGAGATTCCAGCGGGCCATAGGCTGTTCGATCATGACAATGCCGGCATCTTCCATCCGGGGCAGCGCCCATTTGCAGGTCGCTTCATCCCAGCTTTCATTGGGGTCCGCCCTGACGCTGGCTTTGCCTTCCAGGCCGCGGGCGACGGCGCACGCGCGGACAACGTCGACCTCGGGATCGAGAAATCCCATTTTCAGCTTGAAGATGTTGAACTGCCTGTCGGCGATCCGCTGTTCGGCCTCTTCGATCTCCGCTTCGGCCGTGCCGGTCGCGAGCGGCCATGAGCAGGGCATCGAATCGCGCTGCCGGCCACCAAGCAATTCGCAAACGGCGACGCCCGACGCCTTACCTTGGATATCGAGCAGCGCCATCTCGATGCCAGCCTTGGCAAATGCGTTTCCGAACAGTTTGCGATCGACGCGGCGGAATATGCCCCGAATCTCGAACACATCCTCCCCAATAATATGCGGCGTTATGTATGTATCGATCATCAGTTTGATCGATTCGACGCTTTCACCAGCCCACCATGGCCCCGATGGCGTACAACATTCACCGATGCCCTCGATGCCGCTGTCGGTCATCACCCGGATGAGCACGACGGCCGTCGATTGCGCGCCGACCGCGGCGAAGCGCTGGGTCCGGCGCAGCGGAAGATCCACGATAACCGTTTCTACGGAATGGATATGATGGTCACTCATTTCAGCTCCCGCTGCTTATCTGGCTGCTTCGATGGGGCGAGAGTAGGTGACGGTATCCGAGCACGTAAAATACCGAACTGCCCGTTTATATATACCGATTGAGTATCGCGTGGCGCTACGTCATACCATCGGCGCATGATCAAATGGAGGGTCTCAGAGAATGGAATTACGCCAGCTTCGGTATTTCGTCGCCGTCGCCGAAGAACAGAATTTCGGCCGGGCGGCGCGCAAGCTCAACATCTCCCAGCCGCCGATTACCCGCCAGATCAAAAAGCTGGAGGATGAGATGGGGGTCCGCCTGTTCAAGCGTACCAGCAAAGGCACCGAAACGACCGCCGCGGGTCAGATTTTCCTTGAAGATGCGCAGGCCATTCTGGCGCGTGTCAATCGCAGTGTGGAGCGCGGCCAGGCGGCCCAACGCGGAGAGCTGGGCGCTTTGGAGATCGGATATTTCGGATCCACCTCCTATTCCGTGGTGCCGCGAATTCTCAGCCTGTTCAAGGCAGACAATCCCGGGATCGAATTGTCTCTGAGGCGCATGTCGAAAAAGGAGCAGATCGAGGCGCTAAAGATCGGCCAACTGCACATCGGCTTCGGTCGATACTATCCCAGCGAACCCGAACTTGCGATCGAAGAAGTGATAGCGGAGGGGCTGGCGCTCTGCCTGCCACGCGATTTCGATGGCGCTATCGACGACACGAATTGGACAACCATATTCGACGAACTGCCTCTGGTGCTGTTTCCTTCGCTCGGTCGGCCGAACTTTGCCGACGAGACCATCTCCATTCTAAAGCGCGAAGGCGTCAATCCGTCGGTCGGCGCCGTTGCCGAGGATGTGCGAGCAGCACTGATGCTGCTCGCCATCGGCGCCGGTGCGATGGTCGTGCCCAATTCGGTCACGGACATGAACTGGTTCGGCGTGAGATTTGTGAAACTCAAGGCGCTGGCCGACGATTGCCCGGTCAATATCATCTATCGAAAATCGGACACGAGCCCGCAATTCAGGCGATTCATGCGATCGATCCAGAAGTTCAGGGCAGCGAGCAGCGAGCCGGTGCAATCATCGGCATATTGAAGCGTTGCTCGATATTGGAATACTGTTTCGGTATCGAACATACCGTTACAAGGTATTGGCGGGTATCGCTTGATATTGATTAGCCTCTCCGAAACCAACCTGAAAACCGGTTGGACAAAAAATCCAAGGGAGAGGTGATGTGCGGGTATTGAGCGGTGGATTGGGTAAGATGTTGCTGGGAACGACGATACTGGTCGCACCGGCGCAATCGCTCATGGCGCAAAATCAGCCGGACAGCGGCGCGCAGGCCTCGGCATCGAGTAGTGCGCCGATCATCGTGACCGCACAAAGGCGCGAACAATCGCTTTCCGAGGTGCCTATTTCGATCGCAACGCTCGATAGCGAGCTGCTCACGGAAACTGGCGTGTCCGACATTGCCGGCACGTCCAACCTCGTTCCCAATTTCAACATCTATGAAGGTTTCGACCGGTCGGAAGTCGCAATCAACATCCGCGGCCTCACCTCGGGAACAAGCAATCCGGGCATCGATCCCAGTGTCGGGTTCTTCGTCGATGGCGTCTATATTGCCCGCCCGGCGGCGCTGACTGGCAAGCTGACGGATATCGAGCGCATCGAAGTGCTGCGTGGTCCCCAGGGCACGCTGTACGGACGCAATACCTCCGCCGGCGCCGTCAACATCTATAGCCAGGATCCAAGCGACACTTTCGAGAGCAGTTTCCTGCTCGGCTATGGGAGTTACGACACGGTCGATATTCGCGGCCGTGTCTCCGGTCCGCTGACAGATGGCTTCGGGGCATCGCTATCGGGCTATTATGGGCGCGCCGACAGCTTTCTCGACGATGCCGTCACTGGCGCGCCGATCGGCAGCAGCGAAGATTATGGGTTCAGGGCGCGATTGCTCATCGAGCCGGGCCCGTCGCTGACGATCGCCCTGTCGGCTGATTATTCCGAGGGAACGACCGATGCATCGCGCGCCATCGGTGCCTTCCAGAAGGACCAGGGCGATCTCGCGACCATCTTCCAGACCGCGCAGCAAACGGGCAATCCGGCATTGGTGCAATTCATCCGGGCCGTGCGCAATGTCCCGCTCGACAGCTTTGACCGCGAAACGTTGCGCAGCGACGAAGGCGAAGCCGATGATCTGGAGCAATATGGAGTATCCGCGGAGATCAATTGGGACGTTGGGCCGGCAACGATCACGTCGATCACGGCCTATCGGGAATCGGAGGATTTCGCGTCGATCGACCCCGACTTTTCGCCCGCCGATCTGTTCCTGACATCGGTCCGCAACGAGGATCACCAGTTCTCGCAGGAAATCCGCCTGACTTCGAACGATCCGATCGGTGGCTTCGAATATCTGCTCGGCCTTTTCTATTTTGACTCAGGATTCACGGCCGACACGCAGACGCAGTTCGGCGTGCCGCTCTTCGGACAGTTCAACGCGATGATGCCGCCCAATCCCATCACCCAGCCGCAAAGCGCGAATTCGGTCGTCACGCAGGACACCGAAGCATTCGCCATATTCGGTCAGCTATCTTACGAGATAGTGGACGGCCTCACATTCACCTATGGGTTCCGGTACAATAACGAATCCAAATCGGGCCTGATCAATCAAAACCCGGACCGGGGAATCAATTCGACTAGCGGCATTCCATTCCCGCTCCAATTTCCTGTTTTTGCCGGACTCACCGCCGATATTGATGACGAAGACTTCATCAATATGGCCAGTCTGAATTATCAGATCAGCCCGAACAGCAACATCTATGCAACCTATGCCGAAGGCCTGAAATCCGGCGGCATCAATGCTAGCATCCTGCTGAACACGAACGGGCTGACCTTCGACAAGGAAACGTCGACCAATTACGAGATCGGTTATCGCAACGTGTTCGCGAACGGCATGCGGCTGAACCTGGCGGCATTCTATATGACGTTCAACGATCTGCAGGTGCAGACGTTCGATCCGTCCAATCCCGCAAACATCATCGTCGTCAATGCCGGCGAAGCGGAAATCTACGGTATCGAAGGCGATTTGTTCTGGCCAATCGCCGATGGTTTGGATTTCAACATCGCGGCCGCCTACAATGAATCGCAATATGTCGACACCGTATTCCCCGGCACGGCGCCGGTTCAGAATCCGGCCTTGCCGGGCATCGACCTGTTTCTGCCAACGCTGATCGACGTCGACGGCCGGACGCTCAGTCGGGCGCCGAAATTTACGCTTTCGAGCGGCCTCCAATACAGTTTCGCGTTAAGCGACCGGCTGGAGGCGTCGATACGCGGAGACTATGTTTATGCCAGTTCGCAATATCTGGATGCCATCCTTACGCCGGAATCGCGCATCGACGGATATGGCGTGTTCAATCTGCGAACAACGATCAGAACCAGCGACGACCGGTGGCAGTTTTCGATCTTCGCGAACAATCTGTTCGACGAGGAATACTACACGCAGATCATTGCCAGTCCGGCCGCTGCGGGCCTCGGTGTCGATCCGGGCGTTGCGACTTTCTTCGGTGTGCAGGGCGCACCGCAGACCTTTGGCGTAGAACTACGCAGGACGTTTTGAGACCCGGGCTAGGCGTTTTGCGCTTCATTTCTTGCGCGCGCTGGATCGTATATTTGGGAAAGATAGCAAACCGTGTCCGACACAGTGTCAGCCACTATAGTCGAAAAATGGCAGGCGGCGCGTGACATTCACGCCTTTACGCTCGCCGTCGAGCGGCCGGATGCGATTGGCGCCGCCGCGCCCGGGGCCCATATCGACGTCCATCTGCCGAGCGGCGCGGTACGGCAATATTCGCTGACCGGCCTCTCACGCGATGACCCTGGCCGGGTGACCATCGCCGTCCTGCGCGAGGAAGGCGGCCGGGGCGGGTCGATCGAAATGTGCGATACACTTTCGGTCGGAGATCGCGTGCCGATTTCCCCGGCGCGAAATACATTCGCGCTGGATCATGGCCGGCCGGATTACCGGCTGCTTGCCGGCGGCATTGGTTTGACACCGATCCTGCATATGGCCTTTGCGTTGCATGACGCGGGCCGGTCCTTCCAACTCGATATCTGCACCCGCAGTCCGGCTGATGTGGCGTTCAAGACAGTGATCGATGCGACGCTATTCGCCGATCGGATCCGGTATCACCATAGCGCCGAAGCGGGCAATCAGCGGCTCGACCTGCCTGCCTATCTGGCGGCGATCCCGCCCGACACGCAGCTTTATGCCTGCGGACCGGCGCGGATGATGGATGAGATCGATCGATGCACACGAGACTGGGGAGCCGAACGGCTGCGGACCGAACGGTTCAGCAACGAAGTGGCCGATCTCTCCGATGAAGATTCAGGCGTTTTTACAATCGAGTTGGCGCGTTCGGGCCGATCTTTCGAGATACCGGAGGACAAATCGATCCTCGACGTGCTCAACGCGGAAGGCATATCGAAGGACAGTTCCTGTCTCGAGGGCGTATGCGGGACATGCATTACGGAAGTGGTGTCAGGCGACATTATCCATCGTGACGCCTGTCTCTACGACGAGGAAAAAGAGGCGAACAGCGCAATCGCCTGCTGCGTTTCCCGCGGCAGACCCGGCACGACGGTCGTGCTGGATCTCTAACAGCGGCACCGGGCGTTTAGGCGCGATTTATCGGTTCAATTCACGTGCGCGATAGGTTGTCGGACTTAATCCGACCAGACGCTTGAATGCTTTGCTAAAGGCGGAATCCGTCTCATAACCGACCTTATAGGCGATCTCGGCGATCGATATTTCGCTCTCGCGGAGCATCTGCGATGCCAGTGCAATACGATACTCGGCGAGATATTGCAGCGGTGATTTACCGGTCGCCTCTCTGAACCTTTGTGCGAAGGTCGAGCGGCCGAGTACAGCGGAATCGGCCAATCCGGCCAGTGTCCAGTTGGTTTTCGGCGAGCCGTGGATCGCGTTCAGCGCACGCCGGATATTCGCGTCGTTCGCCGCCCCCGTAAGATCGCTGCCCCGGTTTTTCAGATCCCGCAACATATGCTCGAGCAGGATCGTCGCCACGATCTCGGCCAGCTTTTGGAGAATGCGCCCTCGGTTTTCGACCGGACCAAGCGCATTGTGCCGGATAAGCTCGAAATACAGATCGAGACGATTTTCGGCTCGCAACTGTTCGCGGTCGAAGGACAGGACCGACGGAACGATATCGGGCAGCGGATTGGCGCTGGTCGGCACGCGACAGCAAAAAATCTGGCCCCCTCCCTGCCTGCGGCCGGTTCTTTCCTCTTGGGAGAAGGGCGGTTGGAGCGATTGATGACGGCGAATGGCGGCGTCGCCCCGCCATAGGCTGTGAGCCGTGCCACGCGGCAATGCGATCATGCCTCCCGGGGCAATTTCATATCGATCGCCCTCGGCTTCCACGGTGACTGTACAGTTTTCGGCCATGCAAATCGCCGAGAAATCCTGTTGCGGCACGTCATAGCGGACGCCGCTTTTGATATACGCAAGACCTGCTGCAATTTCGGGCACACGGATTTTCGGAACGGCCATTATATTGCGCTTGTCGATCCTTTCTGGGCGATACCGCTACCGTATACTGGGCTGGGCCAAAAGGTATTAGACGGTATCGGGTAGCCGCGATATTTTCCGAACCATAGATCAAGCTTGGATGCGGAAGGAAGTGGAAGTGGCCAATAATCGTTTGGATCAGATCGTCAGCACAATCGTGGACAAGGTCCGTCAGGGCGTCATCGAGGAAGGCGTGACTTTCGAAGAATATCGCGCCGCGATCGGCTATATCATGAAGATATCCGAGGCCGGTGAATTGCCTCTGTTCATCGATGTTTTCCTCAACACGACCGTGGTCAGCGTTATTAACCAGAACAGCCATCCCAATGCGTCCCCGTCCGATATGGAGGGCCCCTATTTTCTCGATGACGCGCCTTTCGTCAAAAATGGGAAAATCAAGACGATGGACGAGTATAAGGACGATGAGCCGATGGTTGTGCGCGGCACCGTCAAGGATGTGGACGGCAATCCGCTGCCGGGTGTCGTTATCGACATGTGGAGCTCGACGCCGGACGGCAAATATGGCGGCATTCACGACAATATCCCGGTCGACTATTATCGCGGCAAGGTGAAGACCGACGAGAATGGCCAGTTCGAAGCGGAAAGCACCGTCCCGGTTCCATATCGAATTCCCGATAGCGGCCCGGTCGGCGCGATGCTGGAAATGATGGGGCGGCACAGCTGGCGCCCGGCCCATGTCCATTTGAAAGTGCGCCATCCCGGATATCGCGAACTGATCACCCAGCTCTATTTCGAGGAAGACGAATATGTGCACAGCGATTGCTGCGAAGGCATCGTGCCGGCCGAGTTCGTCTATCCGCGCATCGTCGAAGACGGCAAGCGCGTTCTCGAAGCGGATTTGGTGATAGAACCGGTCGCCCAGCAACAGGCTGCCTGACCGGCGTTCAAGTCAGTTGGACGCGGATTGGCCTCCGTTTTTTGAATGTCGCATCTCCGTCGCGCTGACCGGCAAACCGGCGGCGAATGGCCGCGCCCGGTTTGCGACGGAGGCCGGGTAATGGAGAAATGATATGTGCCATGGAAAAGCCGTTCGAGCCTTTCCCGATCCGATGGACGCCGAGAGTTTTGATGATGGCGTATCCGGCTATCGGTTCGGCGGGGATACCGAGCGGAGGATCGCCATCCTTCCCGATATCTATGGGTGCAACGACTTTTATCGCGGGCTCTCCACACATCTCGCCGAGCGCGGCGCCCAGGTTTTCTTGGTCGACACCTTTGCCGGGCTGGGCGATTTGCCAGAAGTTACGCGCGAGGCGGCTTTTGCGCGGCGCGGTCAAGTCGAGGACAAGGCCTTTCTCGATCGGTTCGAAGATTTTGTTCGTCGCAACCGCATCGGCGGCGTGATCGGATTCTGCCTCGGCGGACTCTATGTGTTCGAGCTGGCGCGGCGCGGCGTCGATGCCGACCTTCTCGGCCTGTACGGTTTCCCCCAGGGCCTGCCCAATCAGGATCCGCTGCCCGTTCCGTTCGAGTATCTGCCGCAGGTTACGACCCCCTTCGCGATGCTACTCGGCGCGGAGGACGAGTCGGTGGGAGCCGATAATATTGCCAAGCTGGGGACACTCGCGCCCGACATTCCGGCCATGGCTCTGAAAGTCTATGACGGCGTAGGGCATAATTTCCTGCCCTTTCTGGATAGCGACGACGCGGACAAGAAAGCGATCGCCAAGGACGCGCTTGCCCGCATCGAGGCAGTCGCGGCGTGAGCCGGAGCTTTGTCTACACCGCTCGGCCGGCGCGCGTGGTTTTCGGGCGCGGGACGATCGACCGGCTGGTCGAGGAAGCCGATATGCTCGGTATCGAGCGCGCCTTGGTCCTTACAACGGACTTCCAGGCCCCCGAGGGCGGCCGTCTCGTGGAGCGACTGGGCAGGCGCGCTGCCGGCCTGTTCACCGGCGCTGTGATGCACACGCCCGTCGCCGTCACCGAAACCGCGATGAAGATATTCGAGGAGCGCGACGCTGACGGTATCGTCTCGTTTGGCGGCGGCTCGACGACGGGATTGGGCAAGGCGATCGCGCTGCGCAACGATGCACCACAGCTCGTTATCCCGACCAGCTATGCAGGCTCCGAAATGACGGCAATTGTGGGGCAGACCGAAGACGGGAAGAAAACGACACTGACCTCGCCAAAGGTATTGCCCGAAACGGTGATCTACGATGTCGATTTCACCCTGTCCCTGCTGCCCCTGATGACAGTTACCAGCGGCATGAACGCAATCGCCCATGCCGTGGAAGCGCTGTATGCGGAAAATGCCAATCCGGTGCTCAGCTTGATGGCCGAAGAGGGTATTCGCGCCATGGTTTCGGCACTTCCGCGGCTTGCGGAGGGTTCGGGCGAAACGGATATCGAGGCCCGGTCCGATGCGCTCTACGGCGCGTGGCTGTGCGGGACCTGCCTCGGACTTGGCGGTGTCGCGCTGCACCACAAGCTATGCCATGTGCTGGGCGGTTCGTTCGATCTGCCGCATGCCGAAACCCACACGATCATATTGCCGCATGCGCTGACTTATAATGCACCGGCGATCCCCGATGCGATGCAAAGACTGCGCCGTGCGATGGATTGCGAACGGCCCGCCGCGCGCCTGTTCGATATCGCCAAGCAAGGTGGCGCACCGGTTGCACTGAAAGACCTGGGAATGCCTGAAACAGGCATCGAACGCGTAGCCGACATCACGCTCGACAATCCCTATTACAATCCGCGACCGCTCGACCGGCAGGCAATCGTGGCACTCCTACGCAATGCCTGGGAGGGAGGCAGACCGGAATGCTGAACGGCAATGCGGTCTATCTCTGCCAGAATATCCGAACGCCGATCGGGCGCTATGGCGGCGCGCTCGCCACTGTTCGGCCCGACGATCTTGCCGCTCACGTCATCCGGGCCGTCATGGCACAAGCGCCCTCGCTCGATCCCAATGCGATCGACGAGGTGATCCTGGGGTGCGCCAATCAGGCCGGCGAAGACAATCGCAATATCGCCCGCATGGCCGCCTTACTTGCCGACCTCCCGGAAAGCGTGCCGGGCGTGACCGTCAACCGGCTCTGCGCATCGGGGCTCAATGCGGTTGGCATGGCCGCGCATTCCATCGCGGCTGGCGATGCGGACGTTATCATCGCGGGCGGCGTGGAATCGATGAGCCGCGCGCCTTTTGTGATGAACAAGGCGGACAAGGCCTGGTCGCGGAACGCCCAGCTATACGACACGACGATCGGCTGGCGGTTCGTTAACCCGCTCATGGCGGCAAGATTTGGCGTCGATTCTATGCCTGAAACCGCGGAAAATGTGGCGGCTGAATACGATATATCGCGCACGGATCAGGATAGTTTCTCCCTGCGGTCGCAGCAGCGCGCCGACCGGGCACAACAAGGCGGGATATTCGCCGAAGAAATTGCCCCGGTCGATGTGGCAGGTCCAAAGGGCACCGCGCGCACGGTCCGGCATGATGAGCACCTTCGGCCGGACACCTCATTGGCCGGGCTTGCAAAACTCAAAGCGCCGTTCCGCGATGGCGGCACCATAACCGCCGGCAACGCATCGGGCGTCAATGACGGTGCGGCGGCCATGATCATCGCGTCGGAAACCGCTACCGAGCGCTTCGGACTGGTTCCGATGGCCCGGATCGCGGGGCTGGCAAGTGCCGGCGTGGCGCCAGGCGTCATGGGCATCGGGCCCGTGCCTGCTGTCCGGAAACTGATGGCGCGGCTCTCGCTGAAGATCGGCGATTTCGACGTGATCGAACTCAACGAAGCCTTTGCGGCCCAGGCACTCGCCGTACTCCGGTCACTTGGCGTTGCAGACGACGCTAAACATGTGAACCCGAATGGCGGAGCCATCGCGCTCGGCCATCCCCTCGGGATGAGCGGCGCGCGGCTCGCAATGACCGCGGCCCGCGAATTAGCACAGCGGGGCGGGCGAAAGGCTATGGCTACGATGTGTGTGGGCGTCGGTCAGGGCGTGGCCTTGACCTTGGAAGCACCATGACCGGTCGCTATCGGCCAACAGGTTTTGTCCAAGCGCTGACGATGCGGGTTACAGTAGCGCGCGCGATCAAGGTCGGCTTGATCGTCGGCACGCTGCTCGTTCTACTCAACCATGGCGATGGCATGGCGATCGGCGAATGGCCGCCATGGTGGAAGGTCGTCCTCACCTATCTCGTACCCTATTCGGTCTCCTCCTACTCTACGGCCGCCTTTCTGATGGATCTGTCGCGCCGGAAATTTCGCGGTCCGATGGCGGAGCGCCCGTTATGAACAGCAAAATCTGTTCCAGTCCCGCAGCATCCCTCGACGGAATCTGCACCGACGATATGCTTGTTGCCTGTGGCGGTTTTGGTCTTTGCGGGATGCCGGAAAGCCTGATCGACGCATTGGCGGCAACCGGGGTTTCGGGTCTCACCGTTGTGTCAAACAACGCCGGTGTTGACGGGATCGGCTTGGCGAAACTTATCGAAGACCGACGGATCGCAAAGATGATCTCCTCCTATGTCGGCAACAACAAGACCTTCGAAACCGCCTATCTTAATGGCGATATCGAGCTGGAGTTCAGCCCTCAGGGAACCATGTCCGAGCGGCTTCGGGCCGGCGGGGCGGGCATTCCGGCTTTTTATACGCGCACCGGCGTCGGCACGTTGATCGCCGAGGGAAAGCCCCATGCCGATTTCGACGGCGAAACCTATGTGCAAGAACGCGGCATTCGCGCCGACCTGGCCCTGGTCCGTGCCGAAATGGCCGATGAAGAGGGCAATCTCGTCTATCGCAAGACCGCGCGGAACTTCAATCCGATGATGGCGACGTCCGGCCGGATCACGGTGGCGGAAGTGGAGACGATCGTTCCCGTTGGAACGATCGATCCCGATCATGTCCATACGCCCGGCATCTTCGTCCAGCGCATCGTTCGATCGATCGCCCCCAAACGTATCGAGTTCGTAACCAATCGGCCGGCGGAGGTCGCATAGTGGCATGGATGCGGGACGATATGGCGCGCCGCGCCGCCGCCGAGCTTCGCGAGGGCTATTATGTCAATCTTGGGATCGGCATTCCGACGCTCGTCGCCAATCACATTCCCGATGGCATGAAGGTGATCCTGCAATCGGAGAACGGCATGCTGGCGATGGGTCCGTTCCCGCTGCCGGGCGACGAGGATCCGGACCTCATCAATGCCGGTAAGCAGACGATTACCGAACGTCCCGAAAGCGCCTATTTCTCGTCCGCCGACGGTTTCGGCATGATCCGTGGCGGCCATATCGACATCGCAATCCTAGGCGCGATGGAGGTCGCGCGGAATGGCGATCTCGCCAACTGGATGATCCCGGGCAAGATGGTGAAGGGCATGGGCGGCGCGATGGATCTGGTTTCCGGCGTGCGGCGTGTCGTCATCATCACTGATCATGTCAGTAAATCGGGCGCGCCGAAACTGCTCGAACGATGCTCCCTGCCGCTGACGGGCAAGGCGTGTGTGAACCGCATCATCACCGATCTCGGCGTGTTCGACGTGACGGATCGGGGTTTCGTCCTCGTCGAAACGGCGCCGCAGGTTTCGCGTGAGGAAATTGCCGCCAAAACCGGCGCGCCACTTTGCGAGCCGATGGAGAATATATCATGATGCACAGCACGTTACTGCCCGGCACGACCGCGCCCGATCTCACGGTCGCACTCGCCTCGGACGGAAGCTGGACCCTGTCCGAACAAGTGGCAGACAGTTTCATTCTCATCGATTTTTATCGCGGAATGCATTGCCCGCGCTGCCAGCTTCATATTTTGGATCTCAGAAACAAGCTGCCGCGCTTTGCGGAACGCGGCACGCGCTGCATTGCGATTTCAATGGATGACGAAAGCAAGGCCAGGACCACCGCCGAACGCTGGGGCGTCGGCGATCTCGATCTTGGTTTCGGTCTGACCGAGGCGCAGGCCAGAGCCTGGGGGCTGTATCTGACCGATTCCATAAATGAGCGCGAACCCATGCGGTTTAGCGAACCGGCCGTCATCATGGTGCGGCCCGGGACAGGCGAAATCTATTCGGCCGTCTACGGCACCAACCCGTTCAATCGGGTGCATTGTGCGGACATGCTGGAAGGGATCGACGCGCTCCTTGCCCGCGATTATCCGCCGCGCGGAGTCGTGGCCTGATGACAGCCGTCACGCGCGAACGGATGCGCGCCCTCGCACTCGATGAATATTTCGCCGTGATTGCCC
Coding sequences within it:
- a CDS encoding muconate cycloisomerase family protein is translated as MSDHHIHSVETVIVDLPLRRTQRFAAVGAQSTAVVLIRVMTDSGIEGIGECCTPSGPWWAGESVESIKLMIDTYITPHIIGEDVFEIRGIFRRVDRKLFGNAFAKAGIEMALLDIQGKASGVAVCELLGGRQRDSMPCSWPLATGTAEAEIEEAEQRIADRQFNIFKLKMGFLDPEVDVVRACAVARGLEGKASVRADPNESWDEATCKWALPRMEDAGIVMIEQPMARWNLEGAVRITARSKAAIMLDESQCTVQDMLRIAQMHAADLVSIKVMKSAGLLNARRVADIALASGTSLYMGTFLECSIGTAASMQLAATFDSLPYGGELSGPCLVAEDIAVRPARYEDYELQLEDGVGLAAEVDEDKVGALRRDRTYSVHAVGSKNADASAAQS
- a CDS encoding LysR family transcriptional regulator gives rise to the protein MELRQLRYFVAVAEEQNFGRAARKLNISQPPITRQIKKLEDEMGVRLFKRTSKGTETTAAGQIFLEDAQAILARVNRSVERGQAAQRGELGALEIGYFGSTSYSVVPRILSLFKADNPGIELSLRRMSKKEQIEALKIGQLHIGFGRYYPSEPELAIEEVIAEGLALCLPRDFDGAIDDTNWTTIFDELPLVLFPSLGRPNFADETISILKREGVNPSVGAVAEDVRAALMLLAIGAGAMVVPNSVTDMNWFGVRFVKLKALADDCPVNIIYRKSDTSPQFRRFMRSIQKFRAASSEPVQSSAY
- a CDS encoding TonB-dependent receptor, translating into MRVLSGGLGKMLLGTTILVAPAQSLMAQNQPDSGAQASASSSAPIIVTAQRREQSLSEVPISIATLDSELLTETGVSDIAGTSNLVPNFNIYEGFDRSEVAINIRGLTSGTSNPGIDPSVGFFVDGVYIARPAALTGKLTDIERIEVLRGPQGTLYGRNTSAGAVNIYSQDPSDTFESSFLLGYGSYDTVDIRGRVSGPLTDGFGASLSGYYGRADSFLDDAVTGAPIGSSEDYGFRARLLIEPGPSLTIALSADYSEGTTDASRAIGAFQKDQGDLATIFQTAQQTGNPALVQFIRAVRNVPLDSFDRETLRSDEGEADDLEQYGVSAEINWDVGPATITSITAYRESEDFASIDPDFSPADLFLTSVRNEDHQFSQEIRLTSNDPIGGFEYLLGLFYFDSGFTADTQTQFGVPLFGQFNAMMPPNPITQPQSANSVVTQDTEAFAIFGQLSYEIVDGLTFTYGFRYNNESKSGLINQNPDRGINSTSGIPFPLQFPVFAGLTADIDDEDFINMASLNYQISPNSNIYATYAEGLKSGGINASILLNTNGLTFDKETSTNYEIGYRNVFANGMRLNLAAFYMTFNDLQVQTFDPSNPANIIVVNAGEAEIYGIEGDLFWPIADGLDFNIAAAYNESQYVDTVFPGTAPVQNPALPGIDLFLPTLIDVDGRTLSRAPKFTLSSGLQYSFALSDRLEASIRGDYVYASSQYLDAILTPESRIDGYGVFNLRTTIRTSDDRWQFSIFANNLFDEEYYTQIIASPAAAGLGVDPGVATFFGVQGAPQTFGVELRRTF
- a CDS encoding PDR/VanB family oxidoreductase, with amino-acid sequence MSDTVSATIVEKWQAARDIHAFTLAVERPDAIGAAAPGAHIDVHLPSGAVRQYSLTGLSRDDPGRVTIAVLREEGGRGGSIEMCDTLSVGDRVPISPARNTFALDHGRPDYRLLAGGIGLTPILHMAFALHDAGRSFQLDICTRSPADVAFKTVIDATLFADRIRYHHSAEAGNQRLDLPAYLAAIPPDTQLYACGPARMMDEIDRCTRDWGAERLRTERFSNEVADLSDEDSGVFTIELARSGRSFEIPEDKSILDVLNAEGISKDSSCLEGVCGTCITEVVSGDIIHRDACLYDEEKEANSAIACCVSRGRPGTTVVLDL
- a CDS encoding AraC family transcriptional regulator, which translates into the protein MAENCTVTVEAEGDRYEIAPGGMIALPRGTAHSLWRGDAAIRRHQSLQPPFSQEERTGRRQGGGQIFCCRVPTSANPLPDIVPSVLSFDREQLRAENRLDLYFELIRHNALGPVENRGRILQKLAEIVATILLEHMLRDLKNRGSDLTGAANDANIRRALNAIHGSPKTNWTLAGLADSAVLGRSTFAQRFREATGKSPLQYLAEYRIALASQMLRESEISIAEIAYKVGYETDSAFSKAFKRLVGLSPTTYRARELNR
- a CDS encoding dioxygenase, which translates into the protein MANNRLDQIVSTIVDKVRQGVIEEGVTFEEYRAAIGYIMKISEAGELPLFIDVFLNTTVVSVINQNSHPNASPSDMEGPYFLDDAPFVKNGKIKTMDEYKDDEPMVVRGTVKDVDGNPLPGVVIDMWSSTPDGKYGGIHDNIPVDYYRGKVKTDENGQFEAESTVPVPYRIPDSGPVGAMLEMMGRHSWRPAHVHLKVRHPGYRELITQLYFEEDEYVHSDCCEGIVPAEFVYPRIVEDGKRVLEADLVIEPVAQQQAA
- a CDS encoding dienelactone hydrolase family protein, which translates into the protein MCHGKAVRAFPDPMDAESFDDGVSGYRFGGDTERRIAILPDIYGCNDFYRGLSTHLAERGAQVFLVDTFAGLGDLPEVTREAAFARRGQVEDKAFLDRFEDFVRRNRIGGVIGFCLGGLYVFELARRGVDADLLGLYGFPQGLPNQDPLPVPFEYLPQVTTPFAMLLGAEDESVGADNIAKLGTLAPDIPAMALKVYDGVGHNFLPFLDSDDADKKAIAKDALARIEAVAA